The Acidimicrobiales bacterium genomic sequence GGCGCCCGCTGCACCCGGACCTCCGCGCAACCGGACCTGAGCCTCGACACGGCCGACCTGGCCGCCACCTTCCTCGGCGGCGTCGGCCTCGGGCCGCTCGTCCGCGCCGGTCGGGTCGCCGAACGGGTCGCCGGCGCCGCCCCTTCCGCCCACGCGGCCATGGCGTGGGACCC encodes the following:
- a CDS encoding sterol carrier protein domain-containing protein — its product is GARCTRTSAQPDLSLDTADLAATFLGGVGLGPLVRAGRVAERVAGAAPSAHAAMAWDPQPWAVTFF